In Buchnera aphidicola (Eriosoma grossulariae), a genomic segment contains:
- the rplI gene encoding 50S ribosomal protein L9, translating to MQIILLKKVDKLGQIGELIYVKSGYARNYLIPTGKAMIGNKKNIELFELKKTQMEAKKNHQLALSKQRAEKIIKIGLINILAKSGEEGKLFGSIGSRDIADHISSLGITVNKNEIKLPNGLLKNIGIHEIIFQPHFELLIPIKINIVS from the coding sequence ATGCAAATAATTCTGTTAAAAAAAGTAGATAAATTAGGTCAAATAGGTGAATTAATTTATGTAAAATCTGGTTATGCTCGTAATTATTTAATTCCTACAGGTAAAGCAATGATAGGAAATAAAAAAAATATTGAATTATTTGAATTGAAAAAAACACAAATGGAAGCAAAGAAAAATCATCAATTAGCTTTATCAAAACAAAGGGCTGAAAAAATTATTAAAATCGGTTTAATTAATATTTTAGCTAAGTCAGGTGAAGAAGGCAAATTATTTGGTTCTATTGGTTCTCGAGATATTGCTGATCATATTAGTTCTTTAGGTATTACTGTTAACAAGAACGAAATTAAATTACCAAATGGATTATTAAAAAATATAGGCATTCATGAAATTATTTTTCAACCTCATTTTGAATTATTAATTCCGATTAAAATTAATATTGTTTCATAG
- the rpsR gene encoding 30S ribosomal protein S18: MARYFRRRKFCRFTAEGIKEIDYKDISMLKNYITESGKIVPSRITGTRAKYQRQLARAIKRARYLSLLPYTDQHQ; encoded by the coding sequence ATGGCACGTTATTTCCGTCGTCGTAAATTTTGTCGTTTTACCGCAGAAGGAATAAAAGAAATAGATTATAAAGATATTTCTATGTTAAAAAATTATATTACTGAAAGTGGGAAAATTGTCCCCAGTCGTATTACTGGTACTCGAGCAAAATATCAACGTCAATTAGCAAGAGCTATTAAACGAGCTCGTTATCTTTCTTTATTACCATATACAGATCAACATCAATAA
- the miaA gene encoding tRNA (adenosine(37)-N6)-dimethylallyltransferase MiaA, which translates to MNIKKTLPIIIFIMGPTASGKTKMVFHLSKILPIDIISVDSGLIYRDMNIGTDKPSTQDLVKYPHKLVNIRDPIDIYSVEDFRNNALYEINKIVFNKRIPVLVGGTMFYYKSLLHGLASLPSTSYVIRSNLYQNFKDVENAILYQYLKKIDNEASLKIHPNNIKKILRVIEIFLVSGKNLTTYLKSEKDFYCFPYKVLQFFVMPFNRTVLHNRISARFKKMLDIGFEEEVKNLFYRGDLNPHLPSMQRVGYRQMWSYLSNKCSYDDMIFQSICATRQLAKKQITWSKKWDNLFILNSENFDFSIDIISKMISKYIKNNFFFYK; encoded by the coding sequence ATGAATATAAAAAAAACTCTACCAATTATAATATTTATTATGGGTCCAACTGCCAGTGGAAAAACTAAAATGGTTTTTCATTTAAGTAAAATTCTACCAATAGATATTATTAGTGTTGATTCAGGGTTAATATATAGAGATATGAATATTGGCACTGATAAACCTAGTACACAAGATTTAGTAAAATATCCTCATAAATTGGTTAATATTAGAGATCCTATAGATATTTATTCAGTAGAAGATTTTAGAAATAATGCTTTATATGAAATTAATAAAATAGTTTTTAATAAAAGGATTCCAGTCCTTGTAGGTGGAACAATGTTTTATTATAAATCATTATTACATGGTTTAGCATCATTACCCTCTACTAGTTATGTTATTCGTTCAAATCTTTATCAGAATTTTAAAGATGTTGAAAATGCTATTTTATACCAATATCTAAAAAAAATAGATAATGAAGCATCTTTGAAAATTCATCCTAATAATATTAAAAAAATATTACGGGTTATTGAAATTTTTTTAGTTTCTGGTAAAAATTTAACAACATATTTAAAGAGTGAAAAAGATTTTTATTGTTTTCCATACAAAGTATTACAGTTTTTTGTAATGCCTTTTAATAGAACAGTATTACATAATAGAATTTCTGCACGTTTTAAAAAAATGTTAGACATAGGATTTGAAGAAGAAGTCAAAAATTTATTTTATAGAGGAGATTTAAATCCTCATTTACCTTCTATGCAACGTGTTGGATATCGTCAAATGTGGTCTTATTTATCTAATAAATGTTCTTATGACGATATGATATTTCAATCTATTTGTGCAACTAGGCAATTAGCCAAAAAACAAATTACTTGGTCTAAAAAATGGGATAATTTATTTATTTTAAATAGTGAGAATTTTGATTTTTCAATAGATATTATTAGTAAGATGATATCTAAATATATTAAAAATAATTTTTTTTTTTATAAATAA
- the hflC gene encoding protease modulator HflC, with the protein MNINKFFFSFCCAFFILLYSSLFIVNDGHKAVILQFGKILKDNNQNIIFYFPGLHIKIPYLESIKIFDFRMQNTDNLGKWFITKDQKNIYVDACMKWKIINLNQFYAFSFNKDKKNITKLLKDYLNNFLYNTISHLNLNDIKLDSLSLFSIKQPFLLPLKINELKQCINKNINQKFIFKNNDINILGIQIIDIRINNIIFNESYFNSILLSMNNRLNHMIDYYRLSGVEEAEKIKSLTHIQATRILTMAKNKLIFFKKIVNFKFNQIFFSS; encoded by the coding sequence ATGAACATAAATAAATTTTTTTTTTCTTTTTGTTGTGCTTTTTTTATATTATTATATTCATCTTTATTTATTGTTAATGATGGTCATAAAGCAGTAATATTACAATTTGGTAAAATTCTTAAAGATAATAATCAAAATATCATTTTTTATTTTCCTGGTTTGCATATAAAAATACCATATTTAGAATCTATAAAAATATTTGATTTTAGAATGCAAAATACAGATAATTTAGGAAAATGGTTTATAACTAAGGATCAAAAGAATATATATGTTGATGCATGTATGAAATGGAAAATTATAAATTTAAATCAATTCTATGCTTTTAGTTTTAATAAAGATAAAAAAAATATAACAAAATTATTAAAAGATTATTTAAATAATTTTTTATATAATACTATTAGTCATTTAAATTTAAATGATATTAAATTAGATTCATTATCTTTATTTAGTATAAAACAACCATTTTTGTTACCATTAAAAATAAATGAATTAAAACAATGTATAAATAAAAATATTAATCAAAAATTTATTTTTAAAAATAATGATATAAATATATTAGGAATACAAATTATAGATATTAGAATTAATAATATAATTTTTAATGAAAGTTATTTTAATTCAATTTTATTAAGCATGAATAACAGATTGAATCATATGATTGATTATTATCGTTTAAGTGGTGTAGAAGAAGCTGAAAAAATAAAATCATTGACTCATATTCAAGCTACTAGAATTTTAACAATGGCTAAAAATAAATTAATATTTTTTAAAAAAATTGTTAATTTTAAATTTAATCAGATATTTTTTTCTTCTTGA
- the rpsF gene encoding 30S ribosomal protein S6 gives MRNYEILIMIHPDQSEKVHSMIDQYKKIIANQKGKIYRLEDWGKRQLAYSINKLHKAHYVLMNIEVQSSVLQELEKNFRYDDAIIRNLILLMKKPISESSPMLKAKDERKEKIDELNHLSILNPADKINITL, from the coding sequence ATGCGAAATTATGAAATTTTAATCATGATTCATCCTGATCAAAGTGAAAAAGTACATAGTATGATTGATCAATACAAAAAGATAATTGCCAATCAAAAAGGAAAAATCTATCGTCTCGAAGATTGGGGAAAGCGTCAGTTAGCTTATTCTATTAATAAATTACATAAAGCACATTATGTATTAATGAATATAGAAGTACAATCTAGTGTATTGCAAGAATTAGAAAAAAATTTTAGATACGATGATGCTATTATTAGAAATTTAATTTTATTAATGAAAAAGCCAATATCAGAATCTTCTCCTATGTTAAAAGCAAAAGATGAAAGAAAAGAAAAAATAGATGAACTAAATCATTTATCAATATTAAATCCAGCTGATAAAATAAATATTACATTATAA
- a CDS encoding Hsp20 family protein: MSYRSFSLIPELSHNIFSDRFNQIDKMFSTITGEKPISDIPSYDLIQKNDNFYQLTISIPGYKEEELEISVHKNQLSIVGKKNTDNLNESKEQIKFLHQGLKKNNFSINFNLNYRIKVKEAELSRGLLNIQFEYHIPEEEKPKKIIIKDTNKKQKIIENNQ, encoded by the coding sequence ATGTCATACCGTTCATTTTCTCTTATTCCAGAACTAAGTCATAATATTTTTTCTGATCGATTTAATCAAATAGATAAAATGTTTAGTACTATTACTGGTGAAAAACCAATTTCAGATATTCCATCTTATGATTTAATACAAAAAAACGATAATTTTTATCAACTAACTATTAGTATACCGGGATACAAAGAAGAAGAATTAGAAATATCTGTACATAAAAATCAACTTTCCATTGTTGGTAAAAAAAATACCGACAATTTAAATGAATCTAAAGAACAGATTAAATTCTTACATCAAGGATTAAAAAAAAATAATTTTTCTATAAATTTTAATCTTAATTATAGAATAAAAGTAAAAGAAGCAGAGTTATCTAGAGGTTTATTGAATATACAATTTGAATATCATATACCTGAAGAAGAAAAGCCAAAAAAAATAATTATTAAAGATACAAATAAAAAACAAAAAATAATTGAAAATAATCAATAA
- the dut gene encoding dUTP diphosphatase, producing MMKKIDFIVLDSRIGKDFPYPQYTTNGSSGLDLRACIHQDKIFIPNETNLLPTGIAIHILDPSITAMILPRSGLGHKHGIVLGNLVGLIDSDYQGELFVSIWNRSQNAFTIMPGDRIAQIVFLPVIHVEFNLVKKFDDHTSLRKTHGFGSSGLK from the coding sequence ATAATGAAAAAAATTGATTTTATAGTATTAGATTCACGTATCGGTAAAGATTTTCCTTATCCTCAATATACAACTAATGGATCATCTGGATTAGATCTAAGAGCATGTATTCATCAAGACAAAATTTTTATTCCTAATGAAACAAATTTATTACCAACAGGTATAGCTATACATATATTAGATCCATCTATCACAGCAATGATTTTGCCGCGTTCTGGATTAGGTCATAAGCATGGAATTGTATTAGGGAATTTAGTTGGATTAATCGATTCTGATTATCAAGGAGAATTGTTTGTTTCTATTTGGAATCGTAGTCAGAATGCATTTACTATTATGCCAGGAGATCGAATAGCACAAATTGTTTTTCTTCCTGTGATTCATGTAGAATTTAATTTAGTAAAAAAATTTGATGATCATACAAGTTTAAGAAAAACTCATGGTTTTGGTTCTTCAGGTTTAAAATAA
- the cysQ gene encoding 3'(2'),5'-bisphosphate nucleotidase CysQ has product MLKQLSFLIIQAGHEIKNIYEKKNSLNIFYKIDQSFVTNADYISEKIIIKGLKRLTPNIPILSEENNLDIQDCISCSKYWLIDPLDGTKDFINNYYEFTVNIALIEKGIPVLGFIYAPMYNTLYYTWEGISWKEKDGIKKKIMVIDQNPPTIAISRFHNDIELNKYISTINNAKIIKLGSALKFCLLAEGKIQLYPRFGRTAIWDIAAGHAIISAAGGFLRSMIPEKKIDYIISSKKSIFNPGFIASVL; this is encoded by the coding sequence ATGTTAAAACAATTGTCTTTTTTAATTATTCAAGCTGGACATGAAATAAAAAATATTTATGAAAAAAAAAATTCTTTGAATATTTTTTATAAGATTGACCAATCTTTTGTAACTAATGCAGATTATATTTCTGAAAAAATTATTATTAAAGGATTAAAAAGATTAACTCCAAACATTCCTATATTATCTGAAGAAAATAATTTAGATATTCAAGATTGTATATCTTGTTCTAAATATTGGTTAATTGATCCTTTAGATGGAACTAAAGACTTTATAAATAATTATTATGAATTTACTGTAAATATTGCTCTAATTGAAAAAGGCATACCTGTTTTAGGTTTTATATATGCACCCATGTATAATACTCTTTATTATACTTGGGAAGGAATATCATGGAAAGAAAAAGATGGAATAAAAAAAAAAATAATGGTTATAGATCAGAATCCTCCTACTATAGCTATTAGTCGTTTTCATAATGATATTGAATTAAATAAATATATTTCTACTATTAATAATGCTAAAATAATTAAATTAGGTTCTGCGTTAAAGTTTTGTTTATTAGCAGAGGGGAAAATACAATTATATCCACGTTTTGGTCGAACTGCAATATGGGATATTGCAGCTGGTCATGCTATTATTTCAGCTGCTGGTGGATTTTTACGTAGTATGATACCAGAAAAAAAAATAGATTATATAATATCTTCTAAAAAATCTATTTTTAATCCTGGTTTTATTGCTTCAGTTTTATAG
- a CDS encoding adenylosuccinate synthase, translating to MGKNIVILGTQWGDEGKGKIIDLLSPYAHYVVRFQGGHNAGHTLVVNGHKTILHLLPSGLLHEHVIGIIGNGVVLSPVDLMNEINMLKEQGVCVKDRIIISEAAPLLLSYHIAMDKAREKIIDKNINLVIGTTGRGIGPVYEDQVARRALHIGDLKNIKCFSTYLKKNIDYYNFLLSNYYHEETINYDNVIKNILEIRSDLLSMTKDVPEILNMACKNNHTVIFEGAQGTFLDIDHGTYPYVTSSNCTAGGVCSGSGIGPLSINYILGVTKCYTTRVGLGPFPTELFDEIDLHFFNVGKELGSSTGRRRRTGWLDIVALRRSIKINSLSGLCMTKLDILDGLKNIKICIAYKLSNGIEITNTPFCINDWNDLTPIYKTIPGWMESTAGIKSFNLLPLAAQNYILEIERLVGISIDMISTGADRTETIILKNPCI from the coding sequence ATGGGTAAAAATATTGTTATTTTAGGAACGCAGTGGGGAGATGAAGGAAAAGGTAAGATCATTGATCTTTTATCTCCTTATGCGCATTATGTTGTTCGTTTTCAAGGTGGTCATAATGCTGGTCATACATTAGTTGTTAATGGGCATAAGACCATTTTACATTTATTACCTTCTGGATTACTACATGAACATGTCATTGGTATTATTGGTAATGGTGTAGTACTTTCTCCAGTGGATTTGATGAATGAAATAAACATGCTAAAAGAACAAGGAGTATGTGTTAAGGATAGAATTATTATTTCTGAAGCTGCTCCATTATTATTATCGTATCATATTGCTATGGATAAAGCTCGTGAAAAAATTATTGATAAAAATATTAATTTAGTTATTGGAACTACTGGTCGAGGTATTGGTCCAGTTTATGAAGATCAAGTAGCTCGTCGCGCTTTACATATAGGTGATTTAAAAAATATCAAATGTTTTTCTACTTATTTAAAAAAAAATATTGATTATTATAATTTTTTGTTATCAAACTATTATCATGAAGAAACTATCAATTATGATAATGTGATAAAAAATATTTTAGAAATTCGTAGTGATTTATTATCTATGACAAAGGATGTTCCAGAAATATTAAATATGGCTTGTAAAAATAATCATACAGTTATATTTGAAGGAGCTCAGGGGACATTCCTTGATATTGATCATGGTACTTATCCATATGTTACTTCTTCTAATTGTACTGCAGGTGGAGTTTGTTCTGGTTCTGGGATAGGTCCTCTTTCAATTAATTATATCCTTGGAGTAACAAAATGTTATACTACTAGAGTTGGGTTAGGTCCTTTTCCTACAGAATTATTTGATGAAATTGATTTACATTTTTTTAATGTAGGTAAAGAGTTAGGATCTAGTACAGGGAGAAGAAGACGTACAGGTTGGTTAGACATTGTTGCATTACGTCGATCAATCAAAATTAATTCTTTATCCGGTTTATGTATGACAAAATTAGATATTTTAGATGGATTAAAAAACATAAAGATTTGTATTGCTTATAAATTATCTAATGGAATTGAAATTACAAATACACCATTTTGCATCAATGATTGGAATGATTTAACACCTATATATAAAACCATTCCTGGTTGGATGGAAAGTACTGCAGGTATTAAATCATTTAATTTATTACCTTTAGCAGCTCAAAATTATATTTTAGAAATTGAACGTTTAGTTGGAATTTCTATTGATATGATTTCTACCGGAGCTGATCGAACTGAAACAATTATATTAAAGAATCCTTGTATTTAA
- a CDS encoding SPFH domain-containing protein, translating to MPWKKPSNNQSKLNPWNKKNKKFYEKVTKIKLILFNYFKKLLFIVFFNKNKIHIFKNMKIYNRLYGLIFFISIFFIFFWVINSFYFIKSNQKAMVVKFGKFSYILEPGLSWQPKFINKVYVINMDLIKKFMSSGIVLTIEKNIIKTKMQVEYKINNPVQYYFFVVHPDHIIQQISDSVLNNLSNHINMNDVLINHFKSLEIDIKNKIQNISNFYKLGIEITDVHFLKILLPKIIYKNLNSVIISKIYKKKCIYDAEQYSKRLLDIIYKYEKNILQEFESYKIRKLIEIQDKIYRLSIINIIKK from the coding sequence ATGCCTTGGAAAAAACCAAGTAATAATCAATCAAAATTAAATCCGTGGAATAAAAAGAATAAAAAATTTTATGAAAAAGTAACAAAAATAAAATTAATATTATTTAATTATTTTAAAAAATTATTATTTATTGTTTTTTTCAATAAAAATAAAATTCATATTTTTAAAAATATGAAAATATATAATAGATTATATGGTTTAATATTTTTTATTAGCATTTTTTTTATTTTTTTTTGGGTAATTAACAGTTTTTATTTTATTAAATCTAATCAAAAAGCAATGGTCGTAAAATTCGGCAAGTTTAGTTATATATTAGAACCTGGTTTATCTTGGCAGCCTAAATTTATTAATAAAGTATATGTTATTAACATGGATTTAATAAAAAAATTTATGTCTTCAGGTATTGTATTGACAATTGAAAAAAATATCATTAAAACAAAAATGCAAGTAGAATATAAAATTAACAATCCTGTTCAATATTATTTTTTTGTTGTTCATCCTGATCATATTATTCAACAAATTTCAGATAGTGTATTAAATAATTTGTCTAATCATATTAATATGAATGATGTGCTTATTAATCATTTTAAATCTTTAGAAATAGATATAAAAAATAAAATTCAAAATATTAGTAATTTTTATAAATTAGGAATTGAAATTACAGATGTACATTTTTTAAAAATATTATTACCAAAAATTATTTATAAGAATTTAAATTCAGTGATCATTTCTAAAATTTATAAAAAAAAATGTATTTATGATGCAGAGCAGTATTCAAAACGATTATTAGACATAATTTATAAATATGAAAAAAATATTTTACAAGAATTTGAATCTTATAAAATACGTAAATTAATAGAAATTCAAGATAAAATATATCGATTATCTATAATTAATATTATTAAAAAATAA
- the pyrE gene encoding orotate phosphoribosyltransferase: protein MLDFKKEFIDFSLKKKALQFGNFKLKSGRISPYFFDTGSFYTGNDIKKIGYFYAKLIINNNINFDSLLGLAYKGIPIVVSTCISLKKNYNLNIPYSFNRKEKKKYGQYDEIVGYYPKKNVVLIDDVITAGTAICNAVEQIKLKIKNKIIITATIVALNRNEIGYNNISSIKEIKNRYFFPIFSIITIQDVIKFMIEEKKISLNIKKLINYTKKYGVK, encoded by the coding sequence ATGTTAGATTTTAAAAAAGAATTTATTGATTTTTCTTTAAAAAAAAAAGCATTACAATTTGGAAATTTTAAATTAAAATCAGGTCGTATTAGTCCTTATTTTTTTGATACAGGATCTTTCTATACCGGAAATGATATAAAAAAAATAGGCTATTTTTATGCTAAATTAATTATTAATAATAACATTAATTTTGATAGTTTATTAGGATTAGCATACAAAGGTATACCTATTGTTGTATCTACTTGTATATCACTTAAAAAAAATTATAATTTAAATATTCCATATTCTTTTAATCGAAAAGAAAAAAAAAAATATGGTCAATATGATGAAATTGTAGGATATTATCCAAAAAAAAATGTTGTTCTTATTGATGATGTTATCACTGCAGGAACCGCTATTTGTAATGCTGTTGAACAAATTAAATTAAAAATTAAAAATAAAATAATAATTACTGCCACTATTGTCGCTTTAAATCGTAATGAAATTGGATATAACAATATATCTTCTATCAAAGAAATCAAAAATAGATATTTTTTTCCAATTTTTTCTATTATCACTATACAAGATGTAATAAAATTTATGATTGAAGAAAAAAAAATATCCTTAAATATTAAAAAATTAATAAATTATACAAAAAAATATGGAGTCAAATAA
- the rnr gene encoding ribonuclease R, producing the protein MKAVPFCQIKIDGKKKNIIPNSEFIYSWLHEHKKLISRKKLELIFNIDTKNNRIAFNNKLKTMEKNGKIVSMSNGLYTVPDLLKLVSGQVIGHRDGYGFLRTSTFQQDIWISIKNMKSCIHGDFVLASVFFIPKKNKKEVRIVKILKPNNNIIIGRCEFKKNRCFVIPNDNRLAFVILVNKIEKNIKHGSIVSVKLLRRPIQQTEALGKILELLGDSMNIQLAIKIAVRSYKISNYWNKNIIKELESFNISTSNINTKDRIDLRSVPFITIDSQDANDFDDAIFCNQINNSIWNIKIAIADVSYYVQPGTEIDKEAQKRGNSIYFPSCTIPMLPEKLSMNLCSLLPNLDRLAFICEVQLSHTGQILSYHHYEAVIRSHGKMTYSEVYKIWQGDKLLMQKYNYLLVELNRLKQLHQFLYASKEFNTGIAFKIIEPKILLDSNGKIKNIYCRYNNDVHKLIEFCMIIANSVASIFLKKFKEPTLFRDHDPPSINNIDKLKVILKELNLNWPDKSVPTALQYNQLLNIASQRLDYDVIQIILLRSMKPALYDSHNRGHFGLSLFSYTHFTSPIRRYSDLLLHRSIKYLLKKNKNDFSKKNSLIGSFHYTNIEMKKLGLICSKSERCSDEAVRDVLDWLKCDFMFNKINHSFYGFIISITNMYIFIRLKKFLIDVVLNIASLDNDKYIFDAKRCVLVGQKTGLKYHLGDVLKVCIKSVHILQSKIEVVLLR; encoded by the coding sequence ATGAAGGCAGTACCTTTTTGCCAAATTAAAATAGATGGTAAAAAAAAAAATATTATACCTAATTCAGAATTTATATATTCATGGTTACATGAACATAAGAAACTAATCAGTAGAAAAAAATTAGAATTAATTTTTAATATTGATACTAAAAATAATCGAATAGCTTTTAATAATAAATTAAAAACTATGGAAAAAAATGGAAAAATTGTATCAATGTCTAATGGTTTATATACTGTTCCAGATTTATTAAAACTTGTTTCTGGTCAAGTAATAGGTCATCGGGATGGTTATGGTTTTTTAAGAACTAGTACATTTCAACAAGATATTTGGATTTCCATCAAAAATATGAAATCATGTATTCATGGTGATTTTGTTTTAGCATCAGTTTTTTTTATTCCCAAAAAAAACAAAAAAGAAGTACGTATAGTAAAAATATTAAAACCTAATAATAATATTATTATAGGTCGTTGTGAATTTAAAAAAAACCGATGTTTTGTTATTCCAAATGATAATCGTTTAGCTTTTGTTATATTAGTTAATAAAATAGAAAAAAATATTAAACATGGATCGATAGTTTCAGTAAAATTATTAAGACGTCCAATACAACAAACAGAGGCATTAGGAAAAATTTTAGAATTACTTGGTGATTCTATGAATATTCAGTTGGCTATTAAAATTGCTGTTCGTTCGTATAAGATTTCAAACTATTGGAATAAAAATATAATAAAAGAATTAGAATCTTTTAATATTTCAACATCTAATATTAATACTAAAGACCGCATTGATTTACGTTCAGTGCCATTTATTACCATTGACAGTCAAGATGCAAATGATTTTGATGATGCTATTTTTTGTAATCAAATAAATAATTCGATATGGAATATAAAAATTGCTATTGCTGATGTTAGTTATTATGTTCAACCAGGTACAGAAATTGATAAAGAAGCTCAAAAAAGAGGAAATTCAATTTATTTTCCTTCTTGCACTATTCCAATGTTACCTGAAAAATTATCTATGAACTTATGTTCTCTATTACCTAATTTAGATAGATTAGCTTTTATATGTGAAGTTCAATTATCTCATACAGGTCAGATACTTTCTTATCACCATTATGAAGCTGTAATCCGTTCTCATGGAAAAATGACATATTCTGAAGTATATAAAATATGGCAAGGTGATAAATTATTAATGCAGAAATACAATTATTTATTAGTTGAATTAAATCGTTTAAAACAATTACATCAATTTTTATATGCTTCAAAAGAATTTAATACAGGAATTGCATTTAAAATTATTGAACCTAAAATTTTATTAGATTCAAATGGTAAAATTAAAAATATTTATTGTCGATATAATAATGATGTACACAAATTAATAGAATTTTGTATGATTATTGCAAATTCAGTTGCTTCTATATTTTTGAAGAAATTTAAAGAACCCACTTTGTTTAGAGATCATGATCCTCCTAGTATTAATAACATTGATAAATTAAAAGTAATATTAAAAGAATTAAATTTAAATTGGCCAGATAAATCTGTTCCTACTGCTTTACAATACAATCAATTATTAAATATTGCTTCTCAAAGGTTAGATTATGATGTTATTCAAATAATTTTACTACGTTCCATGAAACCGGCTTTATATGATTCTCATAACCGAGGTCATTTTGGATTATCTTTATTTTCCTATACACATTTTACTTCACCTATTCGTCGATATTCAGATTTACTGTTGCATCGTTCTATAAAATATTTATTAAAAAAAAATAAAAATGACTTTAGTAAAAAAAATTCTTTAATAGGTAGTTTTCATTATACTAATATAGAAATGAAAAAATTAGGATTGATATGTTCAAAAAGTGAAAGATGTTCAGATGAGGCTGTTCGAGATGTGCTTGATTGGTTAAAATGTGATTTTATGTTTAATAAAATTAATCATTCTTTTTATGGATTTATTATTAGTATTACTAATATGTATATTTTTATTCGTTTGAAAAAATTTTTAATTGATGTAGTTTTGAATATTGCATCTTTAGATAATGATAAATATATTTTTGATGCTAAAAGATGTGTTTTAGTAGGTCAAAAAACAGGATTAAAATATCATTTAGGTGATGTATTAAAAGTTTGTATTAAATCTGTTCATATTTTGCAATCGAAAATAGAAGTAGTTCTTTTACGATAA